A section of the Streptomyces sp. SLBN-118 genome encodes:
- a CDS encoding hydantoinase B/oxoprolinase family protein: MTGRWEFWIDRGGTFTDIVGKRPDGRLVTRKLLSHNPERYRDAAVAGIRLLLGVGPDEPVPAERVDSVKMGTTVATNALLERRGEPTVLVITEGFRDALRIAYQNRPRLFDRRIVLPEAVYQRVIEVPERLDAHGETVRPLDLAAVTEQLRQARADGFLSAAVVLLHGYRHPAHESRIAEAARDLGFTQVSSSHEVSPLIKLVPRGDTTVVDAYLSPILRRYVDEVAAELGGIRLMFMQSNGGLREAAGFRGKDAVLSGPAGGVVGMARTSEQAGFGRVIGFDMGGTSTDVSHYAGEFERELGTQVAGVRMRAPMMNIHTVAAGGGSVLHFDGRRYRVGPDSAGAVPGPACYRRGGPLTVTDANVMLGRIQPEHFPAVFGPGGDQPLDADTVRERFAALAAQVHKESGIKRTPEEVAAGFLEIAVLNMANAVKKISVQRGHDITRYALTSFGGAGGQHACAVADALGVNTVLVPPLAGVLSAYGIGLADATAMREQSVEAELDERAVTRVRTLCDELVARTRAELRADNIPDDAISTHARVLLRYAGTDASLPVPLDTHAAMKEAFESTHHARYAFTMDKPLVIEAVSVEAVGTAGEYGAYVVDETEGGGDFAPRATVPMFVDGEQRETPLYRRGDLRSGDTVEGPAIIAEADATTVVDPGWRAAAENGQLLLTRVRPRPGRTAVGTDVDPVLLEVFNNLFMAVAEQMGVRLENTAHSVNIKERLDFSCALFDEHGNLVANAPHIPVHLGSMGESIKEVLRRNKGGSGMRPGDVYAINDPYHGGTHLPDVTVVTPVFDGDVLRFLVASRGHHAEIGGITPGSMPAFSRTIDEEGVLFDNWLLVREGRLREAETRELLTTAAYPSRAPDTNLADLRAQIAANEKGIAELRRMVDEFGLDVVQAYMRHVRDNAEESVRRIVADLSDGEYRYETDNGAVIQVALRVDRESRSAVIDFTGTSPQQPGNFNAPTSVVMAAVLYVFRTLVAEDIPLNSGSLEPLEVRVPDGSMLAPAHPAATVAGNVETSQAVTGALYAALGVQAEGSGTMNNLTFGNDRVQYYETVASGSGAGDGFDGADAVQTHMTNSRLTDPEVLEWRYPVRVDAFAVREGSGGRGRWNGGRGVVRRIRFLEPMTVALLTGHRRVPPYGMAGGMAGALGANRVERADGGVTQLRGVDSVDVGPGDVLVMDTPGGGGYGTPGP; encoded by the coding sequence CGCCGGATCGTGCTGCCCGAGGCGGTGTACCAGCGCGTCATCGAGGTCCCCGAACGCCTCGACGCGCACGGCGAGACCGTCCGGCCGCTCGATCTGGCAGCCGTCACGGAGCAGTTGAGGCAGGCCCGCGCCGACGGCTTCCTCAGCGCCGCCGTCGTCCTGCTGCACGGCTACCGTCACCCCGCGCACGAGAGCCGGATCGCGGAAGCCGCCCGTGACCTCGGCTTCACCCAGGTCAGCTCCTCACACGAGGTCAGCCCGCTGATCAAACTCGTACCGCGCGGCGACACCACGGTCGTGGACGCCTATCTGTCACCGATCCTGAGGCGGTACGTCGACGAGGTCGCGGCCGAACTGGGCGGCATCCGCCTGATGTTCATGCAGTCCAACGGCGGCTTGCGGGAAGCGGCCGGCTTCCGTGGCAAGGACGCCGTGCTGTCGGGACCGGCCGGCGGCGTCGTCGGCATGGCCCGCACCTCCGAGCAGGCGGGATTCGGCCGGGTCATCGGCTTCGACATGGGCGGCACATCCACCGACGTGTCGCACTACGCCGGCGAGTTCGAGCGGGAGCTCGGCACCCAGGTCGCGGGCGTCCGCATGCGAGCGCCCATGATGAACATCCACACCGTCGCGGCCGGCGGCGGTTCCGTTCTCCACTTCGACGGCCGCCGTTACCGCGTCGGCCCCGACTCCGCGGGCGCCGTACCCGGCCCCGCCTGCTACCGCCGCGGCGGCCCCCTCACCGTCACCGACGCCAATGTGATGCTCGGCCGCATCCAGCCCGAACACTTCCCCGCGGTCTTCGGCCCCGGCGGCGACCAGCCCCTGGACGCCGACACCGTGCGCGAGCGTTTCGCCGCACTCGCCGCTCAGGTGCACAAGGAGAGCGGCATCAAACGCACCCCCGAAGAAGTCGCTGCCGGTTTCCTGGAGATCGCCGTCCTCAACATGGCGAACGCGGTCAAGAAGATCTCCGTACAGCGCGGCCACGACATCACCCGCTACGCCCTCACCTCCTTCGGCGGCGCCGGTGGCCAGCACGCCTGCGCGGTTGCCGACGCCCTGGGCGTCAACACCGTGCTCGTGCCGCCGCTGGCCGGAGTGCTCTCCGCGTACGGCATCGGTCTCGCCGACGCGACCGCCATGCGCGAACAGTCGGTGGAGGCCGAGCTGGACGAGAGAGCGGTCACCCGCGTACGGACACTCTGCGACGAACTCGTTGCCCGCACCCGCGCCGAACTGCGCGCCGACAACATTCCGGACGACGCGATCAGCACCCACGCGCGCGTGCTGCTCCGTTACGCGGGCACGGACGCGAGTCTGCCCGTGCCACTGGACACCCACGCCGCCATGAAGGAGGCATTCGAGAGCACCCACCACGCGCGTTACGCGTTCACCATGGACAAGCCACTGGTCATCGAGGCGGTCTCGGTCGAAGCCGTGGGCACGGCGGGTGAGTACGGTGCGTACGTCGTCGACGAGACCGAGGGCGGCGGCGATTTCGCCCCGCGCGCCACGGTGCCGATGTTCGTGGACGGCGAGCAGCGCGAAACGCCCCTGTACCGGCGCGGGGATCTGCGCTCGGGCGATACCGTCGAAGGGCCCGCGATCATCGCGGAAGCCGATGCCACCACTGTGGTCGACCCCGGTTGGCGTGCCGCCGCCGAGAACGGACAGCTGCTGCTGACGCGCGTACGCCCACGCCCCGGCAGGACCGCCGTCGGCACGGATGTGGACCCGGTCCTCCTGGAGGTCTTCAACAACCTCTTCATGGCCGTCGCCGAGCAGATGGGCGTACGGCTGGAGAACACCGCTCACTCCGTCAACATCAAGGAACGGCTCGACTTCTCGTGCGCCCTGTTCGACGAACACGGCAATCTGGTCGCCAACGCGCCCCACATCCCCGTCCATCTCGGCTCGATGGGCGAATCCATCAAGGAGGTGCTGCGCCGCAACAAGGGCGGGAGCGGCATGCGACCGGGCGATGTGTACGCGATCAACGACCCCTACCACGGCGGCACGCATCTGCCTGATGTGACCGTTGTGACGCCCGTGTTCGACGGCGATGTGCTGCGCTTCCTGGTGGCCTCGCGCGGGCACCACGCCGAGATCGGTGGCATCACCCCCGGCTCCATGCCCGCCTTCAGCAGGACCATCGACGAGGAGGGCGTGCTCTTCGACAACTGGCTTCTGGTGCGGGAAGGGCGGCTGCGCGAGGCCGAGACACGGGAACTGCTGACCACCGCGGCATATCCGTCCCGCGCACCCGACACCAATCTCGCCGACCTGCGCGCCCAGATCGCCGCCAACGAGAAGGGCATCGCCGAACTGCGCCGTATGGTCGACGAGTTCGGGCTCGACGTGGTCCAGGCCTATATGCGGCATGTGCGGGACAACGCCGAGGAGTCGGTGCGCCGGATCGTCGCCGATCTCAGCGACGGCGAGTACCGCTACGAGACCGACAACGGCGCCGTCATCCAGGTGGCCCTGCGCGTGGACCGCGAGTCGCGCAGCGCCGTCATCGACTTCACGGGCACATCGCCGCAGCAGCCGGGGAATTTCAACGCGCCCACTTCTGTCGTGATGGCGGCGGTGCTGTATGTGTTCCGCACCCTGGTGGCCGAGGACATCCCCCTCAACAGCGGAAGTCTGGAGCCGCTGGAGGTGCGCGTGCCGGACGGCTCGATGCTCGCTCCCGCCCACCCCGCGGCGACCGTCGCCGGCAATGTGGAGACCTCGCAGGCCGTCACCGGCGCGCTGTACGCCGCGCTCGGTGTCCAGGCCGAGGGCTCGGGCACCATGAACAATCTGACCTTCGGCAACGACCGCGTGCAGTACTACGAGACGGTGGCCAGCGGCTCCGGCGCGGGCGACGGCTTCGACGGGGCGGATGCCGTCCAGACCCATATGACCAACTCGCGCCTCACCGACCCCGAAGTGCTGGAGTGGCGCTACCCGGTGCGTGTGGACGCCTTCGCCGTGCGGGAGGGCAGCGGCGGGCGAGGACGCTGGAACGGCGGACGCGGCGTGGTCCGCAGGATCCGCTTCCTGGAGCCGATGACGGTGGCCCTGCTCACCGGGCATCGCCGTGTCCCGCCGTACGGCATGGCGGGCGGCATGGCAGGCGCGCTCGGGGCGAACCGGGTGGAGCGGGCGGACGGCGGCGTGACGCAGCTGCGGGGAGTCGATTCCGTGGATGTCGGCCCCGGGGACGTGCTCGTGATGGACACCCCGGGCGGCGGGGGATACGGCACCCCCGGACCGTAG